TGCAACGTTTCCGTTGCAATGGAGGATAGCGGGATCGAACCGCTGACCTCCTGCTTGCAAAGCAGGCGCTCTCCCAGCTGAGCTAATCCCCCGGGTATGAGTTATGGTCCTATAATAAACATGTAATGGGCCTGAATGGACTCGAACCATCGACCTCACCCTTATCAGGGGTGCGCTCTAACCAGCTGAGCTACAGGCCCGGTTAAATCCATCAACCATGTGGATAGACCTCTCAAAACTAAACAAAGAAGACTCAAATATGTATTCCGAATATATCCTTAGAAAGGAGGTGATCCAGCCGCAGGTTCACCTACGGCTACCTTGTTACGACTTCACCCCAATCATCTGTCCCACCTTCGGCGGCTGGCTCCAAAGGTTACCTCACCGACTTCAGGTGTTACAAACTCTCGTGGTGTGACGGGCGGTGTGTACAAGACCCGGGAACGTATTCACCGCGGCGTGCTGATCCGCGATTACTAGCGATTCCGGCTTCATGTAGTCGAGTTGCAGACTACAATCCGAACTGAGAATGGCTTTAAGAGATTCGCTTGCTTTCACAAGGTCGCTGCTCGTTGTACCATCCATTGTAGCACGTGTGTAGCCCAAGTCATAAGGGGCATGATGATTTGACGTCATCCCCGCCTTCCTCCGGTTTGTCACCGGCAGTCTCGCTAGAGTGCCCAACTCAATGCTGGCAACTAACAATAAGGGTTGCGCTCGTTGCGGGACTTAACCCAACATCTCACGACACGAGCTGACGACAACCATGCACCACCTGTCACTTTGTCCCCGAAGGGAAAGCTCTATCTCTAGAGTGGTCAAAGGATGTCAAGACTTGGTAAGGTTCTTCGCGTTGCTTCGAATTAAACCACATGCTCCACCGCTTGTGCGGGTCCCCGTCAATTCCTTTGAGTTTCAGCCTTGCGGCCGTACTCCCCAGGCGGAGTGCTTAATGCGTTAACTCCGGCACTGAAGGGTGGAAACCCTCCAACACCTAGCACTCATCGTTTACGGCGTGGACTACCAGGGTATCTAATCCTGTTTGCTACCCACGCTTTCGGGCCTCAGCGTCAGTGACAGACCAGAAAGTCGCCTTCGCCACTGGTGTTCTTCCATATATCTACGCATTCCACCGCTACACATGGAGTTCCACTTTCCTCTTCTGTACTCAAGTTCCCCAGTTTCCAATGCACTTCCACGGTTAAGCCGTGGGCTTTCACATCAGACTTAAGAAACCGCCTGCGCCCCCTTTACGCCCAATAAATCCGGACAACGCTTGCCACCTACGTATTACCGCGGCTGCTGGCACGTAGTTAGCCGTGGCTTTCTGGTAAGATACCGTCAAGACTGGAGCAGTTACTCTCCAATTTGTTCTTCTCTTACAACAGAGCTTTACGATCCGAAAACCTTCTTCACTCACGCGGCGTTGCTCCGTCAGGCTTGCGCCCATTGCGGAAGATTCCCTACTGCTGCCTCCCGTAGGAGTTTGGGCCGTGTCTCAGTCCCAATGTGGCCGATTACCCTCTCAGGTCGGCTATGCATCATTGCCTTGGTAGGCCGTTACCCCACCAACGAGCTAATGCACCGCAAGGCCATCGATAAGTGACAGCAAAGCCGTCTTTCCAAACACCACCATGAGGTGGTGTTTCCTATGCGGTATTAGCACCCGTTTCCGGATGTTGTCCCCCGCTTATCGGTAGGTTCCTTACGTGTTACTCACCCGTCCGCCGCTAACGTCAGAAGTGCAAGCACTTCATCGGTTCGCTCGACTTGCATGTATTAGGCACGCCGCCAGCGTTCGTCCTGAGCCAGGATCAAACTCTCATGAAAGAATCATGAGCGTTGAATAGCTCATTTGTTTGCTGACTAGTTATAGTCTGGTCTAGACTTATTGTTTGAATTGTTGGTTCATCAACAAAATGTTGATGCCCTACACATTTGGTTCGTCTTCTTTGTTCAGTTTTCAAAGGTCTATATCGCTTGTTGCGACTTTATTATCATACCGCAACCACCATCTCTTTGTCAAGAACTTTTTAAAATTTATTTTTCATTGCTGAACTCCCACTCAAAGTGAAAGAAATAAACTTTATCAGTTCTCTGAGAACGAGCGAGGGTTAAACAACTGCGTTTTACTCCGCTCATCAGCGACAAGAAATATAATATAATGTTTCGCTATCAAAGTCAATAGATTTTCCCAAAAAAGTTTGAAATAAATAAAAAAGAGAAGCTTCTTGATGAAACTTCTCTTCTAAAAGCCTGATTTTTCAGCTTTTATAGCCTATTAGTTTAATTAATAAAAGTGATTATTAATTTTAAATTAATCTAAGCGTTGGTTAAGTTCATCAGCTAAATCCTCAAATCCTGGTTTCCCGAGTAAAGCAAACATATTTTTCTTGTAAGCTTCTACTCCAGGTTGGTTAAATGGATTAACGCCATTGAGATAACCACTCATCCCTACTGCTAATTCAAAGAAATAAATCATGTAGCCTAAGTGATAAGCATCCATTTTTTCAATATGGATAACAAAGTTAGGAACGCGACCGTCAGTATGCGCTAGCAAGGTTCCTTCAAAGGCCTTAGTATTTACATAGTCTAAATCTTTGCCTTCTAGGTAGGAAAGGCCATCTAAGTCACTATCTAATCGAGGAATATCAATATTTCTTTCAGGTGTATCCACTTTGATAACTGTTTCCATAAGGTTACGTTTTCCATCTTGAATAGACTGACCAATCGAATGCAAGTCGGTAGAGAAGTTAGCAGAAGATGGATAAATTCCTTTTTGGTCTTTTCCTTCTGATTCACCAAATAATTGTTTCCACCATTCTGCAAAGTATTGCATCTTAGGTTCATAGTTAACTAAAATTTCTGTATCATAGCCTTTACGGTGAAGGATATTTCTTAACCCTGCATATTGGTAGGCACTATTTTTCTTTAAGTCTGCATCTGATAGGTCTTCCATGGCTTGCTTAGCCCCTTCAAGAAGAGCATCAGTATCCGCACCACTAACCGCAATTGGTAAAAGCCCTACAGGTGTTAGGACGGTAAAACGTCCCCCAACCCCGTCAGGAATGATAAAGGTCTCATAACCTTCTTTATCGGCTTCTTCTCTTAGGGCACCTTTTGCTTTATCAGTTGTCGCATAAATCCGTTGTTTAGCAGCTTCTTTACCATATTTATCTTCTAGTAATTGCTTAAAGATTCTAAAGGCAATCGCTGTTTCAGTGGTGGTCCCTGATTTACTAATAACGTTAACTGAAAAATCGCGGTCTCCAATCACTTCAATCAATTCACTGAGATAGGTTGAACTTAAACTGTTACCGGCAAATAAAATTTGAGGATAGTCTCTTTTATCAGCTGGGAAGTAGTTAATAAATTGATGACTTAAAAAGTCAATGGCTGCTTTTGCCCCTAAATAGGA
This genomic window from Aerococcus sp. Group 1 contains:
- a CDS encoding glucose-6-phosphate isomerase, producing MSTLTFDYSKTEHFIQDHELSYLQPFVSAADKMLREKTGQGADFTDWVTLPADYDKEEYARLKEAAKRIQADSDVLVVLGIGGSYLGAKAAIDFLSHQFINYFPADKRDYPQILFAGNSLSSTYLSELIEVIGDRDFSVNVISKSGTTTETAIAFRIFKQLLEDKYGKEAAKQRIYATTDKAKGALREEADKEGYETFIIPDGVGGRFTVLTPVGLLPIAVSGADTDALLEGAKQAMEDLSDADLKKNSAYQYAGLRNILHRKGYDTEILVNYEPKMQYFAEWWKQLFGESEGKDQKGIYPSSANFSTDLHSIGQSIQDGKRNLMETVIKVDTPERNIDIPRLDSDLDGLSYLEGKDLDYVNTKAFEGTLLAHTDGRVPNFVIHIEKMDAYHLGYMIYFFELAVGMSGYLNGVNPFNQPGVEAYKKNMFALLGKPGFEDLADELNQRLD